From the uncultured Trichococcus sp. genome, one window contains:
- a CDS encoding D-alanine--D-alanine ligase, with product MKIYLIYGGKSAEHDISILTAHSIIKAIYFNYYEVVPVYITKAGAWIQGQSLSEPVAFSENLYLEPGSEKRFADSQDGKSYGELISPADIQSEDAVIFPVLHGPNGEDGTVQGLFEVLNMPYVGCGVLASASGMDKIVSKHLFQQAGLPQVPYVAVTRNDWKNDREKIFIQCEGSLIYPMYVKPANMGSSVGISKATNLEELTAAIETAFRYDRRVVVEQGIEAREIEIAVLGNDDVHTSVPGEIVKTKDFYDYEEKYGNEEVLLQIPAELPEEITAKLQDYATIAFRALDGSGLSRCDFFVTKNNEIYINEVNTLPGFTTRSMYPLLWEETGLKYSDLVEELIQLALKRHEEKISYQFVE from the coding sequence ATGAAAATTTATTTGATTTATGGCGGAAAGAGCGCTGAGCACGATATCTCGATCCTGACAGCACATTCGATCATAAAAGCGATCTATTTCAACTATTATGAAGTTGTGCCCGTCTATATCACTAAGGCAGGCGCATGGATTCAAGGGCAATCCCTATCCGAACCAGTGGCATTCTCTGAGAACCTTTACTTGGAGCCGGGTTCCGAGAAGCGCTTTGCCGATTCACAGGATGGGAAATCCTACGGCGAACTTATTTCACCTGCAGACATCCAATCTGAAGATGCTGTCATTTTCCCGGTATTGCATGGACCAAACGGCGAAGACGGTACGGTGCAAGGGCTGTTTGAAGTCCTGAATATGCCGTATGTCGGCTGCGGTGTCCTTGCCAGCGCCAGCGGGATGGACAAAATCGTCAGCAAGCATCTTTTCCAACAGGCAGGGTTGCCGCAAGTGCCTTATGTTGCAGTCACCCGTAATGACTGGAAAAATGACCGCGAGAAGATCTTCATCCAATGCGAAGGCAGTCTGATTTACCCGATGTATGTAAAGCCAGCTAATATGGGCTCAAGCGTCGGCATTTCCAAAGCTACGAATCTCGAAGAATTGACCGCTGCGATTGAGACGGCTTTCCGTTATGACCGTCGCGTAGTCGTTGAACAAGGCATCGAAGCCCGTGAAATCGAAATCGCGGTATTGGGAAATGACGATGTCCATACCTCCGTACCCGGTGAAATCGTTAAAACCAAAGATTTCTATGACTATGAAGAAAAATACGGCAACGAAGAAGTGTTGCTGCAGATTCCGGCTGAATTACCGGAAGAAATCACCGCCAAGCTGCAGGATTATGCAACAATCGCTTTCCGAGCGCTTGACGGCAGCGGGTTGAGCCGATGCGATTTCTTTGTGACCAAAAACAATGAAATCTACATCAACGAAGTCAACACTTTGCCTGGCTTCACTACCCGCAGCATGTATCCGTTGCTTTGGGAAGAAACTGGATTGAAATACAGCGACTTGGTGGAAGAGTTGATCCAGTTAGCCCTGAAACGCCATGAAGAAAAAATATCTTATCAATTTGTAGAATGA